A single Nostoc sp. PCC 7107 DNA region contains:
- a CDS encoding protochlorophyllide reductase gives MAQDRKSTVVITGASSGVGLYAAKAFARRGWHVIMACRDLMKAEKAAQEVGIPKDSYTLMHIDLGSLDSVRQFVSNFRASGKSLDAVVGNAAIYMPLIKEPLRTPEGYELTMTTNHLGHFLLCKLLLEDLKKSPAADKRMVILGTVTHNPDELGGKIPPRPDLGELEGFVAGFKAPISMIDGKKFEPVKAYKDSKVCNVLTMRELHRRYHESTGITFTSLYPGCVAETPLFRNHYPLFQKLFPLFQKYITGGYVSQELAGERVAAVVIEPEYKQSGAYWSWGNRQKKEGKSFVQKVSPQARDDAKAERLWDLSEKLVGLA, from the coding sequence ATGGCACAGGATCGTAAGTCAACGGTTGTAATCACAGGTGCGTCTTCTGGGGTAGGTTTGTACGCTGCAAAAGCATTTGCTCGCAGAGGATGGCACGTTATCATGGCCTGCCGAGATTTGATGAAGGCTGAAAAAGCTGCCCAAGAAGTGGGAATACCCAAGGACAGCTATACTCTTATGCACATTGATCTGGGTTCATTAGATAGCGTCCGCCAGTTTGTCAGCAATTTTAGAGCCAGTGGCAAATCCTTAGATGCTGTGGTGGGTAACGCGGCTATTTATATGCCATTAATCAAAGAACCGTTACGCACTCCCGAAGGCTACGAGTTAACCATGACCACCAATCACCTTGGTCATTTTTTGTTGTGTAAACTCTTGCTTGAGGATTTGAAAAAATCTCCGGCGGCGGATAAGCGAATGGTAATTTTGGGAACTGTCACTCACAACCCCGACGAACTGGGTGGTAAGATTCCGCCGCGTCCAGACTTGGGTGAATTGGAAGGCTTTGTCGCAGGCTTTAAAGCACCAATTTCCATGATTGATGGCAAGAAATTTGAACCTGTGAAAGCTTACAAAGATAGTAAAGTCTGCAACGTGCTAACCATGCGTGAACTGCATCGACGCTATCACGAATCAACCGGGATTACCTTCACTTCTCTTTATCCGGGATGTGTGGCTGAAACACCCCTATTTCGCAACCACTATCCTTTGTTCCAGAAGCTTTTCCCCTTGTTCCAGAAATACATCACCGGGGGATATGTATCTCAGGAATTAGCAGGAGAAAGAGTTGCAGCAGTAGTGATTGAGCCGGAATATAAGCAATCTGGTGCTTATTGGAGTTGGGGAAATCGTCAGAAAAAAGAGGGTAAATCCTTTGTGCAGAAAGTTTCTCCTCAAGCGCGGGATGATGCTAAAGCTGAACGCTTGTGGGATTTGAGCGAAAAGTTAGTCGGATTAGCGTAA
- a CDS encoding aminopeptidase P N-terminal domain-containing protein: MQLEYRQRRQQLMSKIGNGTAIFRSAPMAVMHNDVEYAYRQDSDFFYLTGFNEAQAVAVLAPHHPEHRFILFVQPKDREKEVWSGYRCGVDAAKEIYGADAAYPINELDEKLPQYLEKADRIYYHLGRDRHFNEKILEHYQSLLRTYPKRGTGPIAIEDTCTVLHSLRLIKTESELEMMRQAAAIAVEAHNQAMAIAKPGRYEYEIQAEIERIFRLRGGMGPAYPSIVASGVNACVLHYIENNCQMQDRELLLIDAGCAYSYYNSDITRTFPVGGKFTPEQKALYEIVLEAQKQAIAQIQPGNTFKSVHDTAVRVLTAGLIDLGILKGEIDKIIEEEKYKPYYMHRTSHWLGLDVHDVGVYQHGDDKPQILQPGQVLTVEPGLYIVPDTKLAEDQPQTDPRWIGIGIRIEDDVLVTPTGHEILTDGVPKEIDEIERVA; the protein is encoded by the coding sequence ATGCAATTAGAATATCGGCAGCGTCGGCAGCAGTTAATGTCAAAAATTGGTAATGGGACTGCGATTTTTCGGAGTGCGCCAATGGCAGTTATGCACAACGATGTGGAATATGCTTATCGCCAAGATAGTGATTTTTTTTACTTAACAGGCTTTAATGAAGCGCAAGCTGTAGCAGTGTTAGCACCACATCATCCCGAACATCGTTTTATTTTGTTTGTTCAACCAAAAGACCGAGAAAAAGAAGTGTGGTCTGGTTATCGCTGTGGTGTAGATGCAGCCAAAGAAATTTATGGTGCTGATGCAGCTTACCCGATTAATGAATTAGATGAAAAGTTGCCCCAATATTTGGAAAAAGCCGATCGCATTTATTATCACTTGGGGCGCGATCGCCATTTTAATGAAAAAATTTTAGAACACTATCAAAGTTTACTGCGGACTTATCCAAAGCGAGGTACAGGGCCAATTGCCATTGAAGATACTTGTACAGTACTTCACAGTCTGCGATTGATTAAAACAGAATCTGAGTTAGAAATGATGCGCCAAGCAGCAGCGATCGCCGTTGAAGCACATAATCAAGCGATGGCGATCGCTAAACCCGGACGTTATGAATACGAAATTCAAGCCGAAATTGAACGGATCTTTCGACTCCGAGGCGGAATGGGGCCAGCTTATCCGTCGATTGTGGCTTCTGGTGTGAATGCTTGCGTTCTCCACTACATTGAAAATAATTGCCAGATGCAGGATAGAGAGTTGCTATTGATTGATGCAGGTTGTGCATACAGTTATTACAACTCAGATATTACCCGCACATTTCCTGTTGGTGGTAAATTCACACCCGAACAAAAGGCATTATATGAAATTGTCCTAGAAGCCCAAAAACAAGCGATCGCCCAAATACAACCAGGTAATACTTTTAAATCAGTTCACGATACCGCTGTGCGCGTCCTCACCGCAGGCTTAATAGACCTTGGCATTCTCAAAGGCGAAATTGACAAAATCATCGAAGAAGAAAAATACAAACCATACTATATGCACCGCACCAGCCATTGGTTAGGCTTAGATGTGCATGATGTTGGCGTTTACCAACACGGTGACGACAAACCACAGATTTTACAACCGGGTCAAGTGTTAACAGTAGAACCAGGACTTTACATCGTTCCAGATACAAAATTAGCCGAAGACCAACCACAAACAGACCCACGTTGGATTGGTATTGGCATTCGGATTGAAGATGATGTATTAGTTACACCTACAGGACATGAAATCTTAACAGATGGAGTTCCCAAAGAAATCGATGAAATAGAAAGAGTTGCTTAG
- a CDS encoding VCBS repeat-containing protein, which translates to MSSNSKSSTLQTSLFSESLKKSSALLETLDNSQGIGKNFSRSSASSTLDNYSLSAQKSSTSEVTTSANPNPYLRSAAIAPDFNGDGKVDKMWVNAQTGEIVIRLMDGGQVLSQGSVGKFDINAWTYKIADFNNDGKTDFLLRNQQTGENRVALMDGTKVASTAALEKVDANWNPLIGDFNGDRKTDIFWNNAKTGQNAVWLMDGTKVSSANVLETTAVGLTPTVVDFDGNGKSDIFWRNANTGTNSAWFMDGTKASKFNLQSQSSSSTAILGDFNGDLKTDILWRNTSTGQNKIWTMNGIVVTEAAAKTLDSSWQANIGDFDSDGKTDIFWHNQKTGENTAWLMNGTAVKSEAFLPSNSASLTPSFGDFNGDGKTDVYWRDQASGADKIWTMNGTQATESTLATKDRLGAAWYTG; encoded by the coding sequence ATGTCTTCAAATTCAAAATCCTCAACATTACAAACAAGCCTGTTTTCTGAATCTTTGAAAAAATCAAGTGCATTGTTAGAAACTCTAGACAATTCACAAGGAATCGGTAAAAATTTTTCCCGCAGTAGTGCGTCTTCAACATTAGACAATTATTCTTTATCAGCACAAAAAAGTTCAACATCAGAAGTAACAACCAGCGCTAACCCCAACCCTTATTTAAGAAGTGCTGCAATTGCCCCCGATTTCAACGGTGATGGCAAAGTAGACAAAATGTGGGTGAATGCTCAAACAGGTGAGATTGTGATTCGCCTGATGGATGGTGGACAAGTTCTCTCTCAAGGTTCTGTAGGTAAGTTTGATATCAACGCTTGGACTTACAAAATTGCCGATTTTAATAATGATGGCAAAACTGACTTTTTATTGCGGAATCAACAGACAGGAGAAAACAGAGTTGCTCTCATGGATGGCACCAAAGTTGCTAGTACAGCAGCTTTAGAAAAAGTAGATGCTAACTGGAATCCTTTAATTGGTGATTTCAATGGCGATCGCAAAACTGATATCTTCTGGAATAACGCTAAAACTGGTCAAAATGCTGTTTGGTTAATGGATGGCACAAAAGTTTCTAGTGCCAATGTTCTAGAGACTACAGCAGTAGGCTTGACTCCAACTGTGGTTGATTTTGATGGCAATGGTAAGAGTGATATCTTCTGGCGCAACGCCAACACTGGTACTAACAGTGCTTGGTTTATGGATGGCACAAAAGCTAGTAAGTTTAATCTACAATCTCAATCTTCATCTTCAACAGCTATCCTTGGCGATTTTAACGGCGACTTGAAGACCGATATTCTGTGGCGAAATACTTCCACTGGTCAAAACAAAATTTGGACAATGAACGGTATCGTCGTCACTGAAGCTGCTGCTAAGACACTTGATTCATCTTGGCAAGCTAACATTGGTGATTTTGACAGCGATGGCAAAACCGATATCTTCTGGCACAATCAGAAGACTGGCGAGAACACCGCTTGGTTAATGAATGGTACAGCAGTTAAATCTGAAGCATTTCTCCCCAGCAATAGCGCATCTTTAACACCATCCTTTGGTGATTTCAACGGTGATGGCAAAACTGATGTCTACTGGCGCGATCAAGCTTCAGGTGCAGATAAAATTTGGACAATGAATGGTACACAAGCCACAGAATCTACTTTAGCGACTAAAGACAGACTTGGTGCTGCTTGGTATACAGGCTAA